From the genome of Clostridia bacterium, one region includes:
- a CDS encoding fumarate hydratase, translating to MPRVISCQEIAAKVAELAQQANYCLAEEVRAALEGALRSEVSPLGREVLEQVLTNAQIAARGEVPLCQDTGVAVVFLEIGQEVEIRGGYLYDAVNEGIRRGYEAGYLRRSVVEHPLRRRNTGDNTPAVIHVQIVPGDRLRIAVAPKGAGSENMSALAMLSPAEGREGVKRFVVETVERAGPNPCPPLVVGVGLGGTFEKAALLAKTALLRPLGAASPDPEAAALERELLEEINALGIGPQGFGGRVTALAVHVEVFPCHIASLPVAVNLNCHAARHRSAVL from the coding sequence GTGCCCAGGGTGATCTCCTGCCAAGAAATCGCGGCCAAAGTAGCGGAGCTGGCGCAGCAGGCCAACTACTGCCTGGCCGAGGAGGTGAGGGCGGCTCTGGAAGGAGCCCTGCGCTCGGAGGTTTCGCCTCTGGGTCGGGAGGTGCTGGAACAGGTCTTGACCAACGCGCAGATTGCCGCCCGGGGAGAGGTGCCGCTCTGCCAGGATACCGGCGTGGCGGTGGTCTTCCTGGAAATCGGCCAGGAGGTGGAGATCCGGGGCGGTTACCTCTACGATGCCGTGAACGAAGGCATACGCCGGGGCTACGAGGCCGGGTACCTCCGCCGCTCGGTAGTGGAACACCCGTTGCGCCGGCGCAATACCGGAGACAACACGCCGGCGGTGATCCACGTGCAGATCGTTCCCGGCGACCGGCTGCGGATTGCGGTGGCGCCCAAGGGTGCGGGAAGCGAGAACATGAGCGCCCTGGCCATGCTCAGCCCTGCCGAGGGTCGGGAAGGGGTAAAACGCTTCGTGGTGGAAACGGTGGAAAGGGCCGGCCCCAACCCCTGCCCGCCGCTGGTGGTGGGCGTGGGCCTGGGCGGAACCTTTGAAAAGGCGGCCCTGCTGGCCAAGACCGCCCTGCTGCGGCCGCTGGGAGCGGCCAGCCCCGACCCGGAGGCCGCCGCCTTGGAAAGAGAACTCCTGGAAGAAATAAACGCCCTGGGCATCGGTCCGCAGGGCTTCGGAGGCCGGGTCACCGCCCTGGCCGTTCACGTGGAGGTTTTCCCCTGTCACATTGCCAGCCTGCCGGTGGCGGTTAACCTCAATTGCCACGCCGCCCGGCACCGGAGCGCGGTGCTCTAG
- a CDS encoding DUF2953 domain-containing protein — protein MPAVLLGSAVFLGVLLWLPLRFRVKIHKDMEGPVRVLLFVPARRRPFTWVLPAPSWERMLALVGGSRGKPGRPARVQVRRGLRLWRHLNRLAGGLYAAVVVRHWELHLRLGAGDAAATAWLVGGAWAWQARAQSLLARRMPPGVRPRVYIEPSFLGSGWAVDLDCVVGLRVYLLGPALLGLLAALSEWWRASFRRL, from the coding sequence TTGCCGGCCGTCTTACTGGGAAGTGCCGTTTTTCTCGGCGTCTTACTGTGGTTGCCGCTTCGCTTTCGGGTGAAGATCCACAAGGATATGGAAGGGCCGGTGCGGGTGCTTCTGTTCGTACCCGCGAGGCGTCGGCCGTTTACCTGGGTGCTTCCGGCGCCTTCGTGGGAGAGGATGCTCGCGCTGGTAGGCGGAAGTCGGGGAAAGCCCGGAAGACCAGCCCGGGTGCAGGTGAGGAGGGGGCTTCGGCTGTGGCGGCACCTGAACCGCCTGGCCGGTGGGCTGTATGCGGCCGTGGTCGTGCGGCACTGGGAACTCCACCTGCGTCTGGGGGCCGGCGATGCCGCCGCCACCGCCTGGCTGGTGGGAGGGGCCTGGGCCTGGCAGGCTCGAGCACAGAGCCTCCTGGCCCGGCGCATGCCTCCCGGAGTCCGGCCTCGGGTTTACATAGAGCCTTCCTTCCTGGGATCGGGCTGGGCGGTGGATCTGGACTGTGTGGTCGGGTTGCGGGTATACCTGCTGGGCCCGGCATTGCTCGGCCTGCTCGCGGCCCTCAGCGAGTGGTGGCGCGCGTCGTTCAGGAGACTCTAG
- the scpB gene encoding SMC-Scp complex subunit ScpB, translating into MKEKVAALESLLFASGEALTVAELSQLLEADEAEVRELARELAAHYDREGHALTLLEVAEGYRLATRPEYREMLEKLFLPRSQRLSRAALETLAIVAYLQPVTKAQIEEIRGVRVEGVLATLVEKGLVQEVGRKEAPGRPVLYGTTRRFLDHFGLRDLGELPPLPEESTV; encoded by the coding sequence ATGAAGGAGAAGGTGGCGGCCTTGGAAAGTCTTCTCTTTGCTTCCGGAGAGGCGCTAACCGTGGCCGAACTGAGCCAGTTGCTGGAGGCGGACGAGGCCGAGGTCCGGGAACTGGCGCGGGAACTGGCCGCCCACTACGATCGCGAAGGGCACGCCCTAACCCTTCTGGAGGTGGCCGAGGGATACCGCCTGGCGACCCGGCCTGAGTACCGGGAGATGCTGGAGAAGCTGTTCCTTCCCCGGAGCCAGAGGCTGAGCCGGGCGGCGCTGGAAACACTGGCCATTGTTGCCTACCTTCAGCCGGTCACCAAGGCCCAGATCGAAGAAATCCGAGGGGTGCGGGTGGAGGGGGTTCTGGCCACCCTGGTAGAGAAGGGACTGGTTCAGGAGGTGGGGCGGAAAGAGGCGCCCGGTCGTCCGGTACTCTACGGCACCACGCGCAGGTTTCTCGACCATTTCGGACTTCGCGACCTTGGCGAACTCCCGCCCTTACCGGAAGAGAGTACGGTATGA
- a CDS encoding segregation/condensation protein A, producing MSWKVRLAGFEGSLEDLLRLVSERRLPAAEVAVAEVTGQGLGYLRSLAREDLELWSQFLVTLATLVALKARLLLPAPPPERSAEASAEPDPSVPARVLAERLATFRRFQKAAEMLAVREERRLACVGRGPDVEAYRQAMADRDPLEGIDLWELARVWGRVTGYLREAAASVSPPRKEIDLPVLFRRLRRELRRRSPVTLQELFVEVRELVFGLLALLILNQRGEVHLEQPQLWGPIYVYPRPGRRARG from the coding sequence ATGTCCTGGAAAGTGAGACTGGCGGGCTTCGAGGGATCCCTGGAGGACCTGCTGCGACTGGTGTCCGAGCGGCGCCTGCCGGCCGCCGAGGTGGCGGTGGCGGAGGTGACGGGGCAGGGGCTCGGCTACCTGCGCAGTCTGGCCCGGGAAGACCTGGAACTGTGGAGCCAGTTCCTGGTGACCCTGGCCACCCTGGTGGCCTTAAAAGCCCGTCTGCTGCTGCCCGCTCCTCCTCCGGAAAGGTCTGCGGAGGCGAGCGCGGAGCCGGATCCGTCGGTCCCGGCCCGGGTGCTGGCCGAGCGGCTGGCGACCTTTCGGCGTTTTCAGAAGGCGGCGGAGATGCTGGCCGTCCGGGAGGAGCGCCGCCTGGCCTGCGTGGGTCGCGGACCGGATGTCGAGGCCTACCGCCAGGCCATGGCGGACCGGGACCCCCTGGAGGGGATCGACCTTTGGGAACTGGCACGCGTTTGGGGGCGGGTCACGGGATACCTTCGGGAGGCAGCGGCATCCGTGAGCCCGCCCAGAAAGGAGATCGACCTCCCGGTGCTCTTCCGCCGCCTGCGCCGGGAGTTGAGACGGCGGAGCCCGGTTACCCTGCAGGAGCTGTTCGTCGAGGTGCGGGAATTGGTGTTCGGCCTGTTGGCCCTCCTCATCCTTAACCAGCGGGGCGAGGTGCACCTGGAGCAGCCGCAGCTGTGGGGGCCTATCTACGTGTATCCCCGGCCGGGCAGGCGGGCAAGAGGGTGA
- the trpS gene encoding tryptophan--tRNA ligase: MAELRGRILSGMRPTGRLHIGHLQVLKNWVALQEEHQCFYMVADWHALTTVFDDPRELRESTREMMLDWLAVGLDPEKSVLFVQSHVKEHAELHLLFSMIVPQSWLERVPTYKEQVQQFREAGKDITTYGFLGYPLLQAADILIYKADAVPVGEDQLPHLELCREVARRFNHLYGRKVFPEPQAKLAEIALLPGVDGRKMSKSYGNEIPLTASAEEIRNKVRMMITDPARIHPTDPGHPEVCIVDVYQRLYNPEEVEEQEERCRRGQVGCVPCKNRLAEAIDRALAPVRERRRELATRPGLIEEISARGAARAREVAARTLAEVREAMGLG, from the coding sequence ATGGCCGAGCTACGAGGAAGAATTCTCAGCGGTATGCGACCCACCGGGAGACTGCACATCGGCCACCTGCAGGTGCTGAAAAACTGGGTGGCGTTGCAGGAAGAGCACCAGTGCTTCTACATGGTAGCCGACTGGCACGCGCTGACCACGGTTTTCGACGATCCGCGGGAGCTGCGGGAGAGCACGCGGGAAATGATGCTGGACTGGCTGGCCGTGGGGCTGGATCCGGAGAAGAGCGTGCTGTTCGTGCAGTCGCACGTCAAGGAGCACGCCGAGCTTCACCTGCTTTTCTCCATGATTGTTCCCCAGTCCTGGCTGGAGAGGGTGCCTACCTACAAGGAGCAGGTGCAGCAGTTTCGGGAAGCGGGGAAGGACATTACGACCTACGGCTTCCTGGGTTATCCCCTGCTCCAGGCGGCCGACATCTTGATCTACAAGGCGGACGCCGTTCCGGTAGGGGAGGACCAGTTGCCCCATCTGGAGTTGTGCCGGGAGGTGGCCAGGCGGTTTAACCATCTGTACGGCCGCAAGGTTTTTCCCGAGCCCCAGGCAAAGCTGGCGGAAATAGCCCTTCTCCCCGGGGTGGACGGACGCAAGATGAGCAAGAGCTACGGCAACGAGATTCCCCTGACCGCCTCGGCCGAGGAGATCCGCAACAAGGTGCGGATGATGATCACCGATCCGGCCCGCATTCACCCTACCGATCCGGGGCATCCGGAGGTCTGCATCGTAGACGTGTACCAGCGCCTGTACAACCCGGAGGAAGTAGAGGAGCAGGAAGAGCGGTGCCGGAGAGGACAGGTAGGGTGCGTCCCCTGCAAGAACCGGCTGGCCGAGGCAATCGACCGGGCCCTGGCTCCCGTGCGGGAGCGGCGGCGGGAACTGGCGACGAGGCCCGGGCTGATAGAGGAGATTTCCGCCCGAGGCGCGGCCCGGGCCCGAGAGGTGGCGGCCCGCACGCTCGCCGAGGTCCGGGAGGCCATGGGACTGGGCTGA
- a CDS encoding site-2 protease family protein encodes MSFLSSFGREIAAALPALLLALTFHEYAHARTAVWWGDPTPARQGRLTLNPLAHLDPLGTLLLIVARFGWAKPVEINPFYFRRHRRLAMISVSLAGPLANLLLGFLAALVLVGFRPGGYLASFCSWFLLYNLVLAAFNLLPVPPLDGSKVVGELLPASARAAFWRLESYGPWLLLVLVFTGLVGRVLGPLVQGLTSAVLGAAGAVFL; translated from the coding sequence GTGTCCTTCTTGAGTTCGTTCGGCCGGGAGATAGCGGCCGCCCTGCCGGCCCTCCTTCTGGCCTTAACCTTTCACGAGTACGCCCACGCCAGAACCGCGGTATGGTGGGGTGATCCCACGCCGGCCCGCCAGGGACGGCTCACCCTTAACCCCCTGGCCCACCTCGATCCGCTGGGCACGCTGCTGCTTATCGTCGCCCGCTTCGGGTGGGCCAAACCGGTAGAGATAAACCCCTTCTATTTTCGACGTCACCGGCGTCTGGCCATGATAAGCGTCAGCCTGGCCGGTCCGCTGGCCAATCTGCTCCTGGGTTTTCTGGCCGCCCTGGTGCTGGTGGGCTTCAGACCGGGAGGGTATTTGGCCAGTTTCTGCAGTTGGTTCCTGCTTTACAACCTGGTCCTGGCCGCCTTCAACCTGCTGCCCGTACCCCCGCTGGACGGTTCGAAGGTGGTGGGAGAGTTGCTCCCCGCCTCCGCCCGGGCTGCCTTCTGGCGCCTCGAGAGTTACGGGCCCTGGTTGTTGCTTGTTCTGGTCTTTACCGGCCTGGTGGGGCGGGTACTCGGGCCTCTGGTACAGGGCCTTACCTCCGCCGTGCTCGGGGCGGCCGGCGCCGTGTTCTTGTAG
- the lysA gene encoding diaminopimelate decarboxylase, with translation MRLQGTMAVSPAGHLVIGGCDTVELAREFGTPLLVIDEACLRDRCRAFRQAFGPDNVLYAGKAFLMQAICRIVAEEGLGLDVVSGGELFTALSAGFPPEKLYFHGNNKAQEELEQALAAGVGRIVVDNFRELELLSALAVRNGDHPVRVLLRLTPGIEAHTHEYIRTGQIDSKFGFALGNGQADEAVARVASSSRLHMVGLHCHIGSQVFSLEPYAEAAAVMMDFAARVHRQNGLAVQELDLGGGFGIYYAEGDQPRAPEEYARAIKQVVAQKAAAHGLPEPRILVEPGRAIIGPAGTTLYTVGSIKEIPGMRKYVAVDGGMADNVRPALYQARYEALLANKADRAAEEKVSITGKCCESGDMLIWDIWLPRAAPGDVLAVSCTGAYCYPMASNYNRLPRPAVVLVRDGEAELIGRRETYADLLRLEVLPSRLRPPSAGM, from the coding sequence GTGCGGCTGCAAGGAACCATGGCCGTTAGTCCCGCCGGGCACCTGGTGATCGGCGGCTGCGATACGGTGGAACTGGCGCGGGAATTCGGCACTCCCCTGCTGGTGATCGACGAGGCCTGTCTGCGCGACCGTTGTCGCGCCTTCCGGCAGGCCTTCGGCCCGGACAACGTGCTCTACGCGGGCAAGGCCTTCCTCATGCAGGCCATCTGCCGCATAGTGGCCGAAGAAGGTCTGGGCCTGGACGTGGTTTCCGGAGGAGAACTGTTCACCGCGCTGAGCGCCGGTTTTCCTCCCGAGAAGCTTTACTTTCACGGCAACAACAAGGCGCAAGAAGAGCTGGAACAGGCTCTGGCCGCCGGAGTAGGCCGCATAGTGGTGGATAATTTCCGGGAACTGGAGCTGCTATCCGCCCTGGCGGTCAGGAACGGCGATCACCCGGTCAGGGTGCTCCTGCGCCTCACGCCGGGCATAGAGGCCCACACCCACGAATACATTCGCACCGGTCAGATCGACTCTAAGTTCGGCTTCGCCCTGGGCAACGGCCAGGCGGACGAGGCGGTAGCCAGGGTGGCGTCCAGTTCCCGGCTGCACATGGTAGGCCTGCACTGCCACATAGGTTCCCAGGTGTTCAGCCTCGAGCCCTACGCCGAGGCGGCAGCAGTGATGATGGACTTTGCCGCCCGCGTTCACCGCCAAAACGGTCTGGCCGTTCAGGAGCTGGACCTGGGCGGGGGCTTCGGCATTTACTACGCCGAGGGCGACCAACCGCGGGCGCCGGAGGAATACGCCCGGGCCATAAAGCAGGTAGTGGCCCAAAAGGCCGCCGCCCACGGGCTCCCCGAACCCCGCATCCTGGTGGAGCCCGGAAGGGCCATAATCGGGCCGGCGGGAACCACGCTGTATACCGTGGGCTCCATAAAGGAGATTCCCGGAATGAGAAAGTATGTGGCCGTGGATGGGGGAATGGCGGACAACGTCCGTCCGGCACTCTACCAGGCCCGCTACGAGGCCCTGCTGGCCAACAAGGCCGACCGGGCGGCCGAGGAGAAGGTCAGCATAACCGGCAAGTGCTGCGAATCCGGTGACATGCTCATATGGGATATCTGGCTGCCCCGGGCAGCCCCCGGCGACGTCCTGGCGGTGAGCTGCACCGGGGCCTACTGCTATCCCATGGCCAGCAATTACAACCGGCTGCCTCGGCCGGCGGTGGTGCTGGTGAGGGACGGTGAGGCCGAATTGATCGGACGCCGGGAGACCTACGCCGACCTGTTGCGCCTGGAGGTCCTGCCTTCGCGCCTGCGGCCTCCGTCGGCCGGGATGTAG